The region ATAACGTGGATTAACAAGAACAGGCTAAACATATCCATGCCTGATGCCACTCTTTTCAGAATTTGGAAGTAAGGTGGGTTAAAAATCTGTTTTGCTAATTACATTGTGTAAAACGCCAAACATCAAACGACAATACTATCAGAAAAATAGGTACACCACAAACAGGCTCCTAAAACAATCGACACCCCTTGTCCCTCCCCACAAACTGCTAGCTACAAACATACTATAATGTTTGGTGTGACTTACCAATCTGAGAGGCTCAATGTGAAGCAATGGCTCCATGAACATTTCCACATTCTTTATCAGCACTTTTCCTTGGTAAACATGGCACATATAGAAGCTGAACCCCTGGCCGAGAGGAATTCTTGTCTCCTTCCATTCTGCATAAAAGTAATCAGCGGAACTCATAATGATAAAAACATGGAACATGCTAGTACGCAACTCTGTCATCTTAGAAAGAATGTCATGAAGTATCACTCCTTTCAGATCTGATCTAAGTTTCAAAGAACAGTTAGGTAACCCAAACACAAAATAAGTGATTTTGCAGTTTAAATTGCTAGATCAAGCAAAATTTAAAAGAAAATGGACTGGTGTAATAAGAATAGATTACCTAGTTTCCAGTGAACTCCTACAGTCATTCCATCATGAAATGTGGGTTTAACCACAAATTCAATATTTTTCCCTAGTTTTCTCAGCAGATAGGAAAAGAATTCAAGTACTTGCTGCACAACAAATTCTCAACTGATATTTCTATGTTCACATATAATATACTTGGTATTGAAATTCAGGGAAAACTATATAACAGAATTCGACATACAGTCTTTCCTTCCCAGGGCTGAAAAGCAGAGACAAAGTTGCATACACATCGGCATTCTTCTccaattacatctgaaagaacGTCAAGATCGCGATCTTTAATCGCTGTATAAAGCTTGAGCACTGTTTCCAGTGCTCTACCATCTTCTTCTCCACCAGAACCTTTAGCATTTCGTGCTACAACTGAAAAGCCGGAGTGGCTTGGAAAATATCTTGTCTTTATAAAGGCATGATCATGATAAGAATAGTTGGAACCAGAAACATGTGTTGTTTCAGCTAAATTTGTCTTGTTAAATTTCGCAATATAAAATGACTTTTTTGGCTCAAATTTAAATGGAAACTTACTCAATTGAAGAGAAGGAGATGGTAGAGAAAGTGAAGTCATTGCAGGGCTAAGTGTACTAAAGTAGAAAATTTGATATATGCCATGTAAAGACAGTCCTGGGGTATTCAAGAATAAAGTTACTTGCACTGGTATCAAGCTAAGGATCTCCTTCAAAACTGCCAAGTATTTGGTAAGTAAGAAGACTTCTAAACTAACCTCCAATTGTCCCTTCTTGTTCATAAATAACTTTTCTTTTCTTCCTTTTGATCAAATTAATAGctacataaaaaaaattatagacTTGAAACAAATTTATTAATTACAATCACAAAATAATTGAAGGTAGAGATGGTCCAGTTTGTTGCAGATTGCGGGTACTAAGCGCAATAAGACAAAATACACTAAAATTTCTAATCCTGGGGCTGGTAAGATTAACCTCCTGTTATCACATAAAAAACTACCCAATCTTTCCGTGCTTAATACCTACAGTAAGTTTGTTCCGTCAAACACTTGCCA is a window of Apium graveolens cultivar Ventura chromosome 11, ASM990537v1, whole genome shotgun sequence DNA encoding:
- the LOC141698106 gene encoding uncharacterized protein LOC141698106 codes for the protein MNKKGQLEVSLEVFLLTKYLAVLKEILSLIPVQVTLFLNTPGLSLHGIYQIFYFSTLSPAMTSLSLPSPSLQLSKFPFKFEPKKSFYIAKFNKTNLAETTHVSGSNYSYHDHAFIKTRYFPSHSGFSVVARNAKGSGGEEDGRALETVLKLYTAIKDRDLDVLSDVIGEECRCVCNFVSAFQPWEGKTQVLEFFSYLLRKLGKNIEFVVKPTFHDGMTVGVHWKLEWKETRIPLGQGFSFYMCHVYQGKVLIKNVEMFMEPLLHIEPLRLKIMGTIMNAIGKFGSTELSMDMAKGIIKQTLLALLLFVAALAVILRFVLD